The following proteins are encoded in a genomic region of Reichenbachiella sp.:
- a CDS encoding helix-turn-helix transcriptional regulator, producing the protein MDLGNTINSLRKHKGLKQGDLANQSGLTQAYVSQIEKNKKEPNMSALKKICEVLGIPLPVLFFLSIDDQDIPTQKQAAFKMLSPSIKSFIEEFFIDKSLNTSIDPI; encoded by the coding sequence ATGGACTTAGGAAACACGATTAACTCGCTGAGAAAGCACAAGGGCCTTAAGCAAGGAGACCTAGCTAATCAATCTGGATTAACTCAAGCCTATGTGTCTCAAATTGAGAAGAACAAAAAAGAGCCAAATATGTCAGCACTCAAAAAAATATGCGAAGTGCTAGGCATACCACTTCCAGTATTGTTCTTTTTGTCAATAGATGACCAAGATATACCAACCCAAAAGCAAGCAGCTTTTAAAATGTTGTCCCCTTCAATCAAATCATTTATTGAAGAATTTTTCATTGATAAATCCTTAAATACCTCTATTGATCCGATCTAA
- a CDS encoding RHS repeat-associated core domain-containing protein: protein MTIRRITTFLIFLFTSQVAISQQKETDVKSINLKESQLAAPMYLPPPDDGGGGGTGGGGTGGGGGGSTSPPPTPSTTISTSYYCGSTRVKRNATPPSYVRWYWQTVSYGTSWSYGYGSTYTFSSTRHVYLRSYDTRTLKWGGYKYVGYMRVNPNNLNAGNTSGAKTICYGASAGTLGNSSSASGGLSSYSYQWQVSSNNSSWSNISGATGTTYSPGNLTSTRYYRRRVTSCGYTKYAASEKVTVRANLSAGSIGNAQTVCYNGNPSTLTNTSSASGGATRTYQWQKSTTSSSSGFSNISGATGSTYDPPALTQTTWYRRRVTSSSGCGTKYTNVIGIGVRSNLNAGSIGNAQTLCYNGDPSTLSNTTSASGGATRTYQWQKSTTSSSSGFSDISGASSSTYDPPALSETTWYRRRVTSTSGCGTQYTNVVQVSIYETLSAGSIGNAQTMCYNENPSSLTSTASASGGTSRVYQWQKSTTSSTNGFIDIGGESSNTYDPPSLTQTTWYRRKVTSGSGCGTKYTNVIQISVFDELSPGIITNPQALCNGGDPGVLGSDLASSGGGSTTYQWQQSTTSSSEGFSDITGAANSTYDPANLNQTTWYKRKVTSADGCGTKYSNTLQITIYEDLQAGTIDNAQVICYNGDPEAIQSAIDASGGTGLVYQWQASITGATEGFSDIAGATNSDYDPLNLSDTTWFRRKVSSGAGCGVLYSNSVEVSVYEDLLPGTVGNSQTLCNLSDPTVLTNTASASGGISNTYQWEHSTVSESSGFTDIPGAIDEFFDPPVLTQTTWYRRKATAGYGCGIATTEPVEINIAQVVEAGTIANDQSVCEGILPNDLTGSVPTGGMGTYMTQWESSADNESWSVLEGETHADLSFTSFGQSTYYRRVVSNSCGSDVSNTVLVSFKPLPDAGIIEADQQTCLELAPATIIGTDFSAIPSTTYQWQSSVDEVEWNDIVGETNTNYNPPAQTQSYRRAVTHDGCIAYSVPKRIEAIQCFADAGEDQQALNNDDPFALIGTPVGGSWSGYGVSDGMFYPQVAGVGKHELTYSYSSVIGGESEDKMIVQVDFNEMTDTFMSNYIFQYKYDKYDRMIEKQVPGAGWVYMVYDDRDRLVMTQDGNQRPDKEWVFTKYDQLNRPVLTGIYTHGSEIDQAAMQGVVDQFYADAAANTTLGERVDEWYEERGSAVHGYTNKSFPSVSSKDEYLTVTYYDNYDFSTDGHWGLGDFTSENQAKTYVTGAKVRVDLPDGSYDWNELVTLYDSRYRVASSVSKDYQDNYDSLVNEYYSLVHPLVVKTTHYHESALTNAADTITKVFDYDHADRLMSVSHQINSDPAVVILANEYNELGELIKKKLNDEGGGNFSQEVDYQYNIRGWLTKINDPVTPDPEDYFAMQLKYDEAGQYNGNIGATAWKNPFETTANEYDYTYDPVNRLKSAAYNSGAFSVPNIDYDANGNILALERKGLDDTGSTTDWDDLDYKYVGNQLTKVDDSGSADLGFKDGASASTEYEYDANGNMISDANKGIESIEYNHLNLPTVVTLSNVEGSGNNGRIEYIYDAAGTKLAQIVYEDGTQTKRTDYQGAFIYEDSVLQFIQHEEGRIVYETDVNGEFVEYEYQYHLKDHLGNVRTTFKEEGDIEGSFASFEQAKQSEESDYFIGYDNMVKIDAELFDHTKNPEGSHSSIRLNGFVSPDSTVNESIGLAKSLKVKPGDVIDMKVYAKYFLQSESSGWTGTLNTIATNIAGNVGGIVVDGGGLGLDTHPFVDWTEKASPTAAPKAYMNYMVFDEYFNLIDEKTGFKQISESAKENGSGVEHEKLEHSITISQSGYVYIYLSNEEDTPIDVFFDDFTVTQNHTPIVSKDDYYPFGLTFASYNRPASVDQRFKYNGKELVSDLGFGLIDYQARWYDPALGRWHSIDPAADLMRRHSPYNYAFDNPIMFIDPDGMIPMLTDDKLTSTNPNSSLSIHEQKIDQHHKDQPISIKVDDQAERPKDNGTAGTTYTATITVEHSDGRNDTYKGSSHPNSTSETDNSAGAKTVAEGTHNFSNKFGHDGGNQKGLNLGQGEVSKHSQRTVPGIDKNGEKTTVINANAHSGTSDNGNYNSRGSLGCITVCPTDVERFNSNFDWSGGNTGNSHGTITISRTNTSMKKTAEFQQQKYVEYKNQLKGIY from the coding sequence ATGACTATTCGAAGAATTACAACCTTCTTAATATTTCTGTTTACGTCCCAGGTGGCCATTAGTCAGCAGAAGGAAACAGATGTGAAATCTATAAACTTAAAAGAATCCCAATTGGCGGCCCCAATGTATCTTCCTCCACCTGATGACGGTGGTGGAGGAGGAACTGGTGGTGGAGGAACCGGTGGAGGTGGTGGAGGGTCTACCAGCCCTCCACCAACGCCCTCTACAACTATTTCTACCTCATACTACTGTGGGTCAACTAGGGTAAAGAGAAACGCAACTCCTCCAAGCTATGTAAGATGGTATTGGCAAACGGTTTCATATGGTACAAGTTGGAGTTATGGTTATGGCAGTACATATACTTTTAGTTCGACCAGACATGTTTATTTGCGTTCTTATGATACTCGTACATTGAAATGGGGAGGGTATAAATACGTGGGTTACATGCGAGTAAATCCTAATAACTTGAATGCTGGCAACACAAGTGGAGCTAAAACCATATGCTATGGGGCATCCGCTGGTACGTTAGGAAATTCGTCTAGTGCGAGTGGTGGTTTATCCTCTTACAGCTATCAATGGCAGGTTTCCTCTAACAATTCTAGCTGGTCCAATATTTCTGGCGCTACAGGTACGACTTATTCACCTGGGAATTTAACTTCTACCAGATATTATAGAAGAAGGGTAACGTCGTGTGGGTATACCAAATACGCAGCTAGTGAAAAGGTAACGGTTAGAGCGAATCTCTCTGCAGGGAGTATCGGAAATGCACAGACCGTCTGTTACAATGGCAATCCAAGCACTTTGACTAATACATCATCCGCCTCGGGTGGAGCTACTCGAACTTATCAATGGCAAAAATCAACTACCAGTTCTTCGAGTGGTTTTTCTAATATAAGTGGAGCGACCGGAAGTACTTATGATCCTCCAGCTTTGACACAAACCACTTGGTATAGGAGGAGGGTCACATCAAGCTCAGGATGTGGTACTAAATATACGAATGTTATTGGCATAGGAGTAAGAAGTAATCTGAACGCTGGTAGTATTGGCAATGCACAAACGCTGTGTTATAACGGCGACCCGAGCACCTTGTCTAATACAACATCCGCATCGGGTGGAGCCACCAGAACTTATCAATGGCAAAAATCCACGACTAGTTCATCTTCGGGATTCTCAGATATAAGTGGTGCTTCCAGCTCAACTTATGATCCACCGGCTCTAAGCGAAACGACTTGGTATCGAAGAAGAGTGACTTCTACTTCAGGCTGTGGAACCCAATACACTAATGTGGTTCAAGTTTCAATTTATGAAACGCTCTCAGCAGGTAGTATCGGAAATGCACAAACCATGTGTTATAATGAAAATCCAAGTAGCTTAACAAGTACAGCTTCTGCCTCTGGTGGAACTTCACGTGTTTATCAATGGCAAAAATCTACAACAAGCTCAACCAATGGTTTCATAGATATTGGAGGAGAAAGTAGCAATACCTATGACCCACCTTCACTTACTCAAACCACTTGGTATAGAAGGAAAGTAACCTCAGGTTCCGGTTGTGGAACCAAGTATACTAATGTGATTCAAATAAGTGTTTTTGATGAATTAAGTCCTGGTATAATTACTAATCCTCAGGCACTGTGTAATGGTGGGGACCCTGGCGTTCTTGGAAGTGATTTAGCCTCATCAGGAGGAGGATCTACTACCTATCAATGGCAACAATCTACGACTTCTTCCTCGGAAGGATTTTCGGATATCACTGGAGCAGCCAATAGTACATATGATCCGGCCAATTTGAATCAGACTACTTGGTATAAAAGAAAGGTGACTTCTGCGGACGGGTGTGGAACCAAATATTCAAATACGCTCCAAATTACTATTTATGAAGATCTACAAGCCGGAACTATAGATAATGCCCAGGTAATTTGTTACAACGGTGACCCTGAGGCTATCCAAAGTGCCATTGATGCTAGTGGAGGAACCGGGTTGGTTTATCAGTGGCAAGCATCTATCACAGGTGCTACCGAAGGTTTTTCAGATATTGCGGGGGCAACAAATAGTGACTATGACCCATTGAATCTTTCTGATACCACATGGTTTAGAAGGAAGGTGTCCTCAGGTGCTGGATGTGGAGTATTATATTCAAATTCTGTAGAGGTTTCGGTTTATGAAGATTTACTTCCTGGCACTGTTGGAAATAGTCAAACTCTTTGTAATCTTAGCGACCCAACTGTTTTGACCAATACAGCTTCTGCATCAGGAGGGATTTCCAATACCTACCAGTGGGAACATTCTACTGTAAGTGAGTCTAGTGGCTTTACTGATATACCTGGAGCAATTGACGAATTCTTTGATCCGCCAGTATTGACTCAAACTACATGGTATCGAAGAAAGGCGACGGCTGGCTATGGATGCGGAATTGCCACTACTGAGCCAGTGGAAATCAATATAGCTCAAGTCGTTGAGGCTGGAACTATTGCAAATGATCAATCCGTTTGTGAGGGCATATTGCCGAATGATTTGACGGGTAGCGTGCCTACCGGAGGCATGGGAACCTATATGACCCAATGGGAATCATCAGCAGATAATGAGAGTTGGAGTGTATTAGAAGGAGAAACGCACGCTGATCTGAGTTTTACTTCTTTTGGTCAGTCAACCTACTATAGAAGAGTCGTTTCTAATTCCTGTGGCAGTGATGTTTCCAATACAGTTTTGGTGAGTTTCAAGCCTCTCCCAGATGCCGGAATTATTGAAGCAGACCAACAGACTTGTTTGGAACTTGCTCCGGCTACAATTATTGGAACGGATTTTTCAGCCATTCCGAGTACAACCTATCAATGGCAATCGTCAGTAGATGAGGTTGAATGGAATGATATAGTAGGAGAGACAAATACGAATTATAATCCTCCCGCTCAAACCCAAAGTTATAGAAGAGCTGTTACCCATGACGGGTGTATTGCCTATTCCGTTCCAAAGAGGATTGAGGCGATTCAATGTTTCGCTGATGCAGGTGAAGACCAGCAGGCTCTGAATAATGACGATCCTTTTGCCTTGATAGGAACACCGGTAGGTGGTAGTTGGTCTGGATATGGTGTGTCAGATGGCATGTTCTATCCGCAAGTGGCTGGTGTGGGAAAACATGAACTTACCTATTCGTATTCTAGTGTTATAGGTGGTGAATCAGAGGATAAAATGATCGTACAAGTTGACTTTAATGAAATGACCGATACTTTCATGAGCAACTATATCTTTCAGTACAAATATGATAAGTATGATAGGATGATTGAAAAACAGGTGCCTGGCGCAGGTTGGGTTTATATGGTATATGATGACAGAGATCGTTTGGTGATGACTCAGGATGGTAATCAAAGACCGGATAAAGAATGGGTCTTTACCAAATATGATCAACTGAACCGCCCAGTACTTACAGGTATTTATACACATGGTAGTGAAATCGATCAAGCCGCTATGCAAGGAGTAGTAGATCAATTTTACGCCGACGCGGCAGCCAATACTACACTGGGAGAACGAGTAGACGAATGGTATGAAGAGAGAGGATCAGCTGTCCATGGCTATACCAATAAATCATTCCCTTCAGTTTCTTCAAAAGACGAGTACCTCACCGTCACCTACTACGACAACTACGATTTCTCCACCGATGGCCACTGGGGCTTGGGTGACTTTACCAGTGAAAATCAAGCCAAGACCTATGTGACAGGAGCCAAGGTACGAGTAGACCTTCCGGATGGTAGCTATGACTGGAACGAATTAGTGACCCTCTATGACAGTAGATATCGAGTAGCCAGTAGTGTATCCAAGGACTATCAGGACAACTACGACTCCTTAGTCAATGAATATTATAGTTTGGTGCACCCACTAGTGGTCAAAACCACACACTATCACGAAAGTGCGTTGACCAATGCTGCCGACACCATTACTAAAGTATTTGACTACGATCATGCCGATCGATTGATGAGCGTGAGCCATCAAATCAATAGCGACCCTGCAGTAGTGATATTAGCAAATGAATACAACGAACTAGGGGAGTTGATCAAAAAGAAACTCAACGATGAAGGTGGAGGAAACTTCAGTCAGGAAGTAGACTATCAGTACAACATCCGAGGCTGGTTGACTAAAATCAATGATCCGGTCACACCAGACCCTGAAGACTACTTTGCCATGCAGCTCAAGTATGATGAAGCAGGTCAGTACAATGGGAACATAGGTGCGACCGCCTGGAAGAATCCTTTTGAAACTACCGCAAACGAATATGATTACACCTACGATCCAGTAAACCGACTGAAGTCAGCTGCCTACAACAGTGGCGCTTTCTCCGTACCCAACATCGACTACGACGCTAATGGAAACATCTTGGCCCTGGAAAGAAAGGGACTCGATGACACCGGAAGCACCACAGATTGGGATGATCTGGACTACAAGTATGTAGGCAATCAATTGACCAAAGTGGATGATAGTGGATCAGCAGATTTAGGTTTCAAAGACGGCGCCAGTGCAAGTACAGAATATGAGTATGATGCCAACGGCAACATGATCAGCGATGCCAACAAAGGTATAGAAAGCATCGAGTACAACCATCTGAACCTCCCAACTGTTGTCACCCTGAGCAACGTCGAAGGGTCCGGCAACAATGGACGAATAGAATACATCTACGATGCGGCAGGTACCAAACTCGCCCAGATCGTCTACGAGGATGGAACCCAAACCAAACGAACAGATTATCAGGGAGCCTTTATCTACGAAGACAGCGTGCTACAATTCATTCAGCATGAAGAGGGTAGAATCGTCTATGAAACAGATGTGAATGGAGAATTTGTAGAATATGAATATCAGTATCATCTCAAAGATCATTTGGGTAATGTGCGAACGACATTCAAAGAAGAAGGAGATATAGAAGGATCATTTGCATCTTTCGAGCAAGCTAAGCAATCAGAAGAATCAGACTATTTCATTGGCTATGATAACATGGTGAAGATAGATGCTGAGCTGTTTGATCATACCAAAAATCCTGAAGGTAGCCATAGCTCCATCCGATTAAATGGTTTTGTAAGTCCTGATTCTACAGTCAATGAAAGTATTGGTTTAGCCAAATCTTTGAAAGTAAAGCCAGGAGATGTAATAGACATGAAAGTATATGCCAAGTATTTCTTGCAATCTGAGTCATCGGGATGGACGGGTACTTTGAATACCATTGCAACAAACATTGCCGGCAATGTTGGGGGTATTGTAGTAGATGGAGGAGGACTAGGGTTGGATACCCATCCATTCGTAGATTGGACGGAGAAGGCTAGCCCCACAGCTGCTCCCAAGGCCTATATGAATTATATGGTTTTTGATGAGTATTTTAATCTTATAGACGAAAAGACAGGTTTCAAACAGATCAGTGAATCAGCCAAAGAAAATGGTAGCGGAGTAGAACATGAAAAACTGGAACACAGCATCACTATCAGCCAATCGGGATATGTCTATATTTACCTATCGAATGAGGAAGATACGCCCATCGATGTGTTCTTTGACGATTTTACTGTGACGCAAAACCATACCCCAATTGTCAGCAAAGATGATTATTATCCCTTTGGGTTGACGTTTGCTAGTTATAACAGACCTGCTAGTGTGGATCAGAGGTTTAAGTATAATGGGAAGGAATTAGTCTCTGACTTAGGATTTGGATTAATTGATTATCAAGCAAGATGGTATGATCCTGCACTGGGTAGATGGCACAGCATTGACCCAGCAGCGGATTTGATGAGAAGACATTCTCCCTATAATTATGCTTTTGATAATCCGATTATGTTTATTGATCCTGATGGTATGATTCCAATGTTGACCGATGATAAATTAACTTCGACTAATCCTAATAGTTCTCTGAGTATTCATGAACAGAAAATAGATCAACATCATAAGGATCAGCCGATAAGTATTAAGGTTGACGATCAGGCTGAAAGACCTAAAGATAATGGTACTGCAGGAACAACTTATACTGCAACTATTACGGTTGAACACTCAGATGGACGAAACGATACTTATAAAGGAAGTTCTCATCCGAATTCAACGTCTGAAACAGATAACTCAGCAGGTGCTAAGACCGTGGCGGAAGGAACTCATAATTTCTCGAATAAATTTGGGCATGATGGAGGAAATCAAAAAGGATTAAATCTTGGACAAGGAGAAGTTTCTAAACATTCTCAAAGAACTGTTCCTGGTATTGATAAAAATGGAGAAAAAACTACTGTAATTAATGCAAACGCACATTCAGGAACAAGCGATAATGGAAACTATAATAGCCGTGGTTCATTGGGCTGTATAACTGTTTGTCCTACTGATGTTGAAAGGTTTAACAGTAATTTTGATTGGAGTGGAGGAAATACTGGTAATTCTCATGGAACTATAACTATTTCAAGGACAAATACATCAATGAAGAAAACTGCAGAATTCCAGCAACAAAAATATGTAGAATATAAAAATCAACTTAAAGGAATATATTGA
- a CDS encoding REP-associated tyrosine transposase, giving the protein MANRYKIRDNAGLYFVTFTIVGWVDLFVRRDYKDCLIDSLNYCVKEKVLRVHAYVLMTSHLHMIVSSAQGHDLVSTIRDFKKFTSKSLIRLIKAIPESRREWMLNKFSYEANRTQRGSDYILWKEGYHAKQIETNDFLDEKLDYIHNNPVEAGFVNVPEEYLYSSARNYAGKEAVMAIDLL; this is encoded by the coding sequence ATGGCCAACCGATATAAGATTAGAGATAACGCGGGACTGTATTTTGTAACCTTTACTATAGTGGGCTGGGTTGATTTGTTTGTAAGAAGGGATTACAAAGATTGCCTGATAGATTCACTCAATTATTGTGTCAAAGAGAAAGTGTTAAGAGTGCATGCCTATGTGCTAATGACTAGTCACCTGCATATGATTGTAAGTTCGGCACAAGGTCACGATCTGGTTTCTACCATCAGAGACTTTAAAAAGTTTACTTCTAAGTCGCTTATTAGGCTAATCAAAGCAATTCCAGAGAGTCGTAGGGAATGGATGTTAAACAAGTTTAGCTATGAGGCTAATCGAACTCAACGAGGTTCAGATTACATACTTTGGAAAGAAGGGTATCATGCAAAACAGATAGAGACTAATGATTTTTTGGATGAAAAACTGGACTATATTCACAACAATCCCGTGGAGGCTGGTTTTGTAAATGTGCCGGAAGAGTATTTATACAGTAGTGCCAGAAACTATGCAGGAAAAGAAGCGGTGATGGCTATTGATTTGTTATAG